One part of the Dasypus novemcinctus isolate mDasNov1 chromosome 27, mDasNov1.1.hap2, whole genome shotgun sequence genome encodes these proteins:
- the NRGN gene encoding neurogranin isoform X2, whose product MDCCTESACSKPDDDILDIPLDDPGANAAAAKIQASFRGHMARKKIKSGERGRKGPGPGGPGAAGGARGGAGGGPSGD is encoded by the exons ATGGACTGCTGCACC GAGAGCGCCTGCTCCAAGCCGGACGACGACATTCTAGACATCCCTCTGGACGACCCCGGGGCCAACGCCGCCGCTGCCAAAATCCAGGCGAGTTTCCGGGGCCATATGGCGCGGAAGAAGATAAAGAGCGGAGAGCGCGGCCGGAAGGGCCCGGGCCCGGGGGGGCCCGGCGCAGCTGGGGGCGCCCGGGGAGGCGCGGGCGGCGGCCCCAGCGGAGACTAG
- the NRGN gene encoding neurogranin isoform X1, with translation MLCFRAWSQESACSKPDDDILDIPLDDPGANAAAAKIQASFRGHMARKKIKSGERGRKGPGPGGPGAAGGARGGAGGGPSGD, from the exons ATGCTGTGCTTCCGTGCCTGGAGCCAG GAGAGCGCCTGCTCCAAGCCGGACGACGACATTCTAGACATCCCTCTGGACGACCCCGGGGCCAACGCCGCCGCTGCCAAAATCCAGGCGAGTTTCCGGGGCCATATGGCGCGGAAGAAGATAAAGAGCGGAGAGCGCGGCCGGAAGGGCCCGGGCCCGGGGGGGCCCGGCGCAGCTGGGGGCGCCCGGGGAGGCGCGGGCGGCGGCCCCAGCGGAGACTAG